The genomic stretch ATCACGCCCCTGCCCATGTACCGGCGGGCAAAGCGAGGAATTGGCTATCTGGCCCAGGAAGCATCTGTATTCCGGAAGCTGTCTGTGGAAGAGAATATCATGGCCGTGCTGGAGATGACCGATCTTCCGAAGGATGCCCAAAAGGAAAAAATGGAAGAGCTCCTGGAGGAATTTAGTCTTACCCATGTCCGTAAGAACCTTGGCATGGTGCTTTCTGGTGGTGAACGAAGAAGGACGGAGATCGCACGTGCCTTGGCGGTAGATCCCAAGTTTGTGTTATTGGATGAGCCTTTTGCAGGGGTAGACCCCATTGCTGTGGAGGAAATCCAGTCAATTGTTGCTAAATTAAAGAATAAGAATATCGGCATTTTGATCACTGATCATAATGTGAATGAAACCCTTTCGATAACCGATCGCGCTTACCTGATGTTTGAGGGTAAGTTGCTCAAAGCAGGGACCGCCGAAGAGTTGGCCGCCGATGAACAGGTTCGGA from Echinicola soli encodes the following:
- the lptB gene encoding LPS export ABC transporter ATP-binding protein, which translates into the protein MILRGENLIKIYKGRKVVNNISVEVEQGEIVGLLGPNGAGKTTSFYMIVGLIKPNSGKVFLDKEEITPLPMYRRAKRGIGYLAQEASVFRKLSVEENIMAVLEMTDLPKDAQKEKMEELLEEFSLTHVRKNLGMVLSGGERRRTEIARALAVDPKFVLLDEPFAGVDPIAVEEIQSIVAKLKNKNIGILITDHNVNETLSITDRAYLMFEGKLLKAGTAEELAADEQVRKVYLGKHFELKRKI